A genomic segment from Hypomesus transpacificus isolate Combined female chromosome 13, fHypTra1, whole genome shotgun sequence encodes:
- the dbf4b gene encoding uncharacterized protein dbf4b isoform X2 produces MQPNRPGRNHHLGVLSSGERKLEGKSFYLDSVKSRLAAVLLEAISSLGGVVEDFLHKDISCVVTGSQEGFKGLRAEAVREGSDGIRGEAVSYPHPSKQREGILINSKGNHPGTPRPMMCGSRGKVLLEKAIRNKDRLQGGSLLANASSWGVKIVHVDDFLSFVKLLKTECSKVKKPEKNTKKSSTTRVVKAVALKAPYLKVEDICRKYKPLHLQSMVFPALHQHGCRFSPFEPPPPPPPERVKEQSHNKARVRVSTSEDKPQTPLLRTPSLSCIPQARRKNLGYCECCHEPFKDQDEHLQSEQHRRFVQDSSHYNVVEQLVVDMQPGFDPDPTQEPTATLMRSPDPETATPSETEHAIQTLLIQGSSSCILVECPSHITRPATPCTPTEPPDPGPPSPCPDPPGQPSSTYSQPPSLSPQCLDPSDIVEPHSPYSDPPVLSPQAFPQVTEIEDAVVLLESDPGHRTIQVAFHEPPLPVYCLGHNVEGPSHDRLLVGDDRLTLGRAFRKGSGSVAIGRSKSLLQACSAKHNPRKRFRSASPDHSDNKRRRTSLIGCQRSDPSQGFSTGWTMQEAKMLITSKHEPVVKVTLKPVETAGTVFHEHIVKQLDGNGCPKMIAHTQDTIDQVRSDTSHQSGLSCGLANKSCPAVVGDKTTISLQREEFGTTYPTFLFPAATTFPRISNQVVRSSFCNRNPSRDICMRQQNCPDVPNSRFISPRDGTLCTASSQDSHPSLSQSYSSVCIESGLIPDMTTPSSSNSDWDCGLVFQLGPAPALLPSTEGRCGLDMEMLQRPCTWMHNTSYNSHLSSALRLPVSPPSLCGDETAPLAFSRTVMQSVEVQH; encoded by the exons ATGCAGCCTAATCGACCTGGGAGAAACCACCACTTGGGTGTGCTGTCCTCCGGGGAAAGGAAGCTGGAGGGTAAATCCTTCTACCTGGATTCTGTCAAGAGTCGCCTTGCAGCTGTGCTGTTGGAGGCCATCTCCAGCCTCGGAGGG GTAGTTGAGGATTTTCTTCACAAGGACATCAGCTGTGTGGTGACAGGAAGCCAGGAGGGGTTCAAGGGTCTGAGGGCGGAGGCCGTCCGAGAAGGGTCTGATGGGATAAGAGGTGAGGCAGTGAgctacccccacccctccaaacAGCGAGAAGGTATTCTCATCAACAGCAAAGGGAATCATCCCGGCACCCCTAGACCAATG ATGTGTGGCAGCCGTGGGAAAGTCCTGCTAGAGAAAGCCATTCGCAATAAA GACCGACTTCAGGGTGGAAGTCTGCTTGCCAATGCTAGTTCATGGGGTGTGAAGATTGTCCATGTGGATG ATTTCCTTTCTTTTGTGAAACTGTTGAAAACTGAGTGCTCCAAGGTCAAGAAGCCAGAG aaaaatacaaaaaaatcttCTACAACACGGGTAGTCAAAG CCGTTGCTTTGAAGGCTCCATACCTGAAAGTTGAGGACATATGCAG GAAATACAAGCCCCTGCATCTGCAGTCCATGGTCTTCCCTGCGCTGCACCAGCATGGCTGCCGGTTCAGTCCCTTTgagccccctccacctcctccgcctGAGAGGGTCAAAGAGCAGAGCCACAACAAAGCTAG AGTCAGGGTTAGCACCAGCGAAGACAAACCTCAGACCCCGCTCCTACGTACCCCATCACTCTCCTGTATACCCCAGGCACGCAGGAAGAACCTGGGCTACTGCGAATGTTGTCATGAGCCCTTCAAGGATCAGGATGAG CATTTGCAGTCAGAGCAGCATCGTCGATTTGTGCAGGACTCTTCCCACTACAATGTGGTGGAGCAGTTGGTGGTTGACATGCAGCCAGGCTTCGACCCTGATCCAACACAGGAGCCAACAGCTACACTAATGAG ATCTCCTGACCCGGAAACTGCCACTCCCAGTGAGACAGAGCACGCCATTCAGACCCTGCTGATCCAAGGTTCATCATCCTGCATCCTGGTTGAGTGTCCAAGCCACATCACCAGGCCAGCCACACCTTGCACACCCACAGAACCACCTGACCCTGGGCCTCCTTCCCCATGCCCTGACCCCCCGGGCCAGCCCTCCAGCACCTACTCCCAACCACCTTCCCTCAGCCCTCAATGTTTGGATCCATCTGACATCGTTGAGCCCCACAGCCCCTACTCCGACCCCCCTGTCCTCAGCCCACAAGCCTTCCCCCAGGTCACAGAGATAGAAGATGCCGTAGTGCTGTTGGAATCAGATCCAGGTCATCGGACTATCCAGGTGGCTTTCCATGAACCTCCCCTTCCTGTCTATTGTTTGGGTCATAATGTAGAAGGACCGAGTCATGACAGACTGCTTGTAGGGGACGACCGTCTCACACTTGGACGGGCCTTCAGGAAAGGAAGTGGGAGCGTGGCCATCGGTAGGTCCAAGTCCCTCCTTCAAGCCTGTAGCGCAAAACACAACCCCAGGAAACGCTTCAGGTCAGCGAGCCCTGACCACAGTGAcaacaagaggaggaggacgtcaCTGATTGGATGTCAGAGGTCTGACCCAAGCCAAGGCTTTAGTACTGGTTGGACCATGCAAGAAGCTAAAATGTTAATCACATCGAAACATGAGCCAGTAGTTAAAGTCACTTTGAAGCCAGTGGAAACTGCTGGAACTGTGTTTCACGAACACATTGTGAAACAGCTCGATGGGAATGGATGTCCAAAAatgattgcacacacacaagataccATAGACCAAGTTAGGTCTGACACCAGTCATCAGTCTGGGCTCAGTTGTGGCCTGGCAAATAAAAGCTGTCCTGCAGTGGTGGGTGACAAAACAACAATTTCATTGCAGAGAGAAGAGTTTGGTACCACATACCCTACTTTCCTTTTCCCTGCTGCTACCACCTTTCCCAGGATATCAAACCAGGTTGTGCGCAGCTCATTTTGTAATAGGAACCCCTCTCGAGACATTTGTATGAGACAACAAAACTGTCCAGATGTTCCAAACAGCAGGTTTATCTCCCCCAGAGATGGAACTCTCTGTACCGCCTCCAGCCAAGATTCCCACCCTTCCCTGTCCCAGTCTTACTCCTCTGTCTGCATCGAGTCAGGCCTCATCCCTGACATGacaaccccctcatcctccaacTCTGACTGGGACTGTGGGCTTGTGTTCCAGTTAGGTCCTGCCCCAGCTCTCCTCCCAAGCACAGAGGGGCGCTGTGGGCTGGATATGGAGATGCTACAGAGACCATGCACATGGATGCATAACACCAGCTACAATTCACATCTCAGCTCTGCTCTTCGGCTGCCTGTCTCGCCGCCCTCCCTGTGTGGGGACGAAACTGCCCCCTTGGCATTCTCCAGGACTGTGATGCAGAGTGTAGAAGTACAACATTGA
- the dbf4b gene encoding uncharacterized protein dbf4b isoform X1, whose translation MQPNRPGRNHHLGVLSSGERKLEGKSFYLDSVKSRLAAVLLEAISSLGGVVEDFLHKDISCVVTGSQEGFKGLRAEAVREGSDGIRGEAVSYPHPSKQREGILINSKGNHPGTPRPMMCGSRGKVLLEKAIRNKDRLQGGSLLANASSWGVKIVHVDDFLSFVKLLKTECSKVKKPEQKNTKKSSTTRVVKAVALKAPYLKVEDICRKYKPLHLQSMVFPALHQHGCRFSPFEPPPPPPPERVKEQSHNKARVRVSTSEDKPQTPLLRTPSLSCIPQARRKNLGYCECCHEPFKDQDEHLQSEQHRRFVQDSSHYNVVEQLVVDMQPGFDPDPTQEPTATLMRSPDPETATPSETEHAIQTLLIQGSSSCILVECPSHITRPATPCTPTEPPDPGPPSPCPDPPGQPSSTYSQPPSLSPQCLDPSDIVEPHSPYSDPPVLSPQAFPQVTEIEDAVVLLESDPGHRTIQVAFHEPPLPVYCLGHNVEGPSHDRLLVGDDRLTLGRAFRKGSGSVAIGRSKSLLQACSAKHNPRKRFRSASPDHSDNKRRRTSLIGCQRSDPSQGFSTGWTMQEAKMLITSKHEPVVKVTLKPVETAGTVFHEHIVKQLDGNGCPKMIAHTQDTIDQVRSDTSHQSGLSCGLANKSCPAVVGDKTTISLQREEFGTTYPTFLFPAATTFPRISNQVVRSSFCNRNPSRDICMRQQNCPDVPNSRFISPRDGTLCTASSQDSHPSLSQSYSSVCIESGLIPDMTTPSSSNSDWDCGLVFQLGPAPALLPSTEGRCGLDMEMLQRPCTWMHNTSYNSHLSSALRLPVSPPSLCGDETAPLAFSRTVMQSVEVQH comes from the exons ATGCAGCCTAATCGACCTGGGAGAAACCACCACTTGGGTGTGCTGTCCTCCGGGGAAAGGAAGCTGGAGGGTAAATCCTTCTACCTGGATTCTGTCAAGAGTCGCCTTGCAGCTGTGCTGTTGGAGGCCATCTCCAGCCTCGGAGGG GTAGTTGAGGATTTTCTTCACAAGGACATCAGCTGTGTGGTGACAGGAAGCCAGGAGGGGTTCAAGGGTCTGAGGGCGGAGGCCGTCCGAGAAGGGTCTGATGGGATAAGAGGTGAGGCAGTGAgctacccccacccctccaaacAGCGAGAAGGTATTCTCATCAACAGCAAAGGGAATCATCCCGGCACCCCTAGACCAATG ATGTGTGGCAGCCGTGGGAAAGTCCTGCTAGAGAAAGCCATTCGCAATAAA GACCGACTTCAGGGTGGAAGTCTGCTTGCCAATGCTAGTTCATGGGGTGTGAAGATTGTCCATGTGGATG ATTTCCTTTCTTTTGTGAAACTGTTGAAAACTGAGTGCTCCAAGGTCAAGAAGCCAGAG cagaaaaatacaaaaaaatcttCTACAACACGGGTAGTCAAAG CCGTTGCTTTGAAGGCTCCATACCTGAAAGTTGAGGACATATGCAG GAAATACAAGCCCCTGCATCTGCAGTCCATGGTCTTCCCTGCGCTGCACCAGCATGGCTGCCGGTTCAGTCCCTTTgagccccctccacctcctccgcctGAGAGGGTCAAAGAGCAGAGCCACAACAAAGCTAG AGTCAGGGTTAGCACCAGCGAAGACAAACCTCAGACCCCGCTCCTACGTACCCCATCACTCTCCTGTATACCCCAGGCACGCAGGAAGAACCTGGGCTACTGCGAATGTTGTCATGAGCCCTTCAAGGATCAGGATGAG CATTTGCAGTCAGAGCAGCATCGTCGATTTGTGCAGGACTCTTCCCACTACAATGTGGTGGAGCAGTTGGTGGTTGACATGCAGCCAGGCTTCGACCCTGATCCAACACAGGAGCCAACAGCTACACTAATGAG ATCTCCTGACCCGGAAACTGCCACTCCCAGTGAGACAGAGCACGCCATTCAGACCCTGCTGATCCAAGGTTCATCATCCTGCATCCTGGTTGAGTGTCCAAGCCACATCACCAGGCCAGCCACACCTTGCACACCCACAGAACCACCTGACCCTGGGCCTCCTTCCCCATGCCCTGACCCCCCGGGCCAGCCCTCCAGCACCTACTCCCAACCACCTTCCCTCAGCCCTCAATGTTTGGATCCATCTGACATCGTTGAGCCCCACAGCCCCTACTCCGACCCCCCTGTCCTCAGCCCACAAGCCTTCCCCCAGGTCACAGAGATAGAAGATGCCGTAGTGCTGTTGGAATCAGATCCAGGTCATCGGACTATCCAGGTGGCTTTCCATGAACCTCCCCTTCCTGTCTATTGTTTGGGTCATAATGTAGAAGGACCGAGTCATGACAGACTGCTTGTAGGGGACGACCGTCTCACACTTGGACGGGCCTTCAGGAAAGGAAGTGGGAGCGTGGCCATCGGTAGGTCCAAGTCCCTCCTTCAAGCCTGTAGCGCAAAACACAACCCCAGGAAACGCTTCAGGTCAGCGAGCCCTGACCACAGTGAcaacaagaggaggaggacgtcaCTGATTGGATGTCAGAGGTCTGACCCAAGCCAAGGCTTTAGTACTGGTTGGACCATGCAAGAAGCTAAAATGTTAATCACATCGAAACATGAGCCAGTAGTTAAAGTCACTTTGAAGCCAGTGGAAACTGCTGGAACTGTGTTTCACGAACACATTGTGAAACAGCTCGATGGGAATGGATGTCCAAAAatgattgcacacacacaagataccATAGACCAAGTTAGGTCTGACACCAGTCATCAGTCTGGGCTCAGTTGTGGCCTGGCAAATAAAAGCTGTCCTGCAGTGGTGGGTGACAAAACAACAATTTCATTGCAGAGAGAAGAGTTTGGTACCACATACCCTACTTTCCTTTTCCCTGCTGCTACCACCTTTCCCAGGATATCAAACCAGGTTGTGCGCAGCTCATTTTGTAATAGGAACCCCTCTCGAGACATTTGTATGAGACAACAAAACTGTCCAGATGTTCCAAACAGCAGGTTTATCTCCCCCAGAGATGGAACTCTCTGTACCGCCTCCAGCCAAGATTCCCACCCTTCCCTGTCCCAGTCTTACTCCTCTGTCTGCATCGAGTCAGGCCTCATCCCTGACATGacaaccccctcatcctccaacTCTGACTGGGACTGTGGGCTTGTGTTCCAGTTAGGTCCTGCCCCAGCTCTCCTCCCAAGCACAGAGGGGCGCTGTGGGCTGGATATGGAGATGCTACAGAGACCATGCACATGGATGCATAACACCAGCTACAATTCACATCTCAGCTCTGCTCTTCGGCTGCCTGTCTCGCCGCCCTCCCTGTGTGGGGACGAAACTGCCCCCTTGGCATTCTCCAGGACTGTGATGCAGAGTGTAGAAGTACAACATTGA
- the LOC124475617 gene encoding gap junction gamma-1 protein-like, producing the protein MSWSFLTRLLEEIHNHSTFVGKIWLTVLVVFRIVLTAVGGESIYYDEQSKFVCNSGQPGCENVCYDAFAPLSHVRFWVFQIILVATPSLMYLGYAVNKIARREEGRGTSEEGGPSQRKHRKHYLGGRRQHRGIEEAEDDQEEDPMIYEVPEGESDGCKDAAGGATSGQGQGKVRHDGRQRIKEDGLMRIYVVQLLARSLLEVAFLGGQYALYGLRVPDTYVCSGRPCPHRVDCFVSRPTEKTIFLLIMYAVSLLCLALNVWEMLHLGVGTICDILRTRRGPLSEEDLYGLVSGPMGPEEPQNQGGSSGGGVGGEGYGSYPFSWNAPSAPPGYNIAIKPPLLPAGNQEKLPFTDLSNSKIACRQNHANIAQEERRQYATNNDNFPATGKGDANGVLQKEILQAQDRLEAAIQAYGQKQNHSIPGKAHRDRKHRQNSKHASSKADRGSSTSSSSKSGEGKGSEWI; encoded by the coding sequence atgagCTGGAGCTTCCTCACCCGTCTGCTTGAAGAGATCCACAACCACTCCACCTTTGTGGGCAAGATCTGGCTGACTGTGCTCGTGGTCTTCCGCATTGTGCTGACCGCCGTCGGCGGCGAATCCATCTACTACGACGAGCAGAGCAAGTTCGTCTGCAACTCTGGCCAGCCGGGCTGCGAGAATGTGTGCTACGACGCCTTCGCCCCGCTGTCCCACGTCCGCTTCTGGGTGTTCCAGATCATCTTGGTGGCCACGCCCTCGCTCATGTACCTGGGCTACGCCGTCAACAAAATCGCCAGGCGGGAGGAGGGTCGGGGGACCTCGGAAGAGGGCGGTCCGTCCCAACGGAAGCACAGGAAGCATTACTTGGGCGGGAGGAGACAGCATCGGGGGATTGAAGAGGCGGAGGACGACCAGGAGGAGGACCCCATGATCTACGAGGTACCCGAGGGGGAGAGCGACGGCTGTAAGGATGCCGCCGGAGGGGCCACCAGCGGGCAAGGCCAAGGTAAGGTGCGTCACGACGGACGACAGCGAATCAAGGAGGACGGGTTGATGCGCATCTACGTTGTCCAGTTGCTGGCACGCTCCCTGTTAGAGGTGGCCTTCTTGGGGGGACAGTACGCTTTGTACGGCCTGAGGGTCCCCGACACTTACGTGTGCTCAGGGCGACCGTGCCCTCATCGCGTGGACTGCTTCGTGTCCCGCCCGACGGAGAAAACCATCTTCCTTCTCATCATGTATGCcgtctctctgctttgcctggCACTGAACGTGTGGGAGATGCTCCACCTCGGGGTGGGCACCATCTGTGACATCCTTCGCACTCGACGCGGGCCCTTGTCAGAGGAGGATTTGTACGGACTGGTAAGTGGTCCGATGGGGCCCGAGGAGCCGCAAAACCAGGGAGGAAGTAGTGGAGGAGGAGTCGGGGGGGAAGGATACGGCAGCTACCCTTTCTCCTGGAACGCACCTTCCGCACCACCAGGCTACAACATTGCCATCAAGCCACCTCTCCTGCCAGCAGGTAACCAGGAGAAGCTTCCCTTCACTGACCTCAGCAATTCGAAGATCGCATGCCGGCAGAACCACGCAAACATAGCCCAGGAAGAACGCCGTCAGTATGCTACTAACAATGACAACTTCCCGGCAACTGGGAAGGGTGATGCCAACGGTGTCCTTCAGAAGGAGATCCTGCAGGCACAGGACAGACTTGAGGCAGCAATCCAGGCCTACGGCCAAAAGCAGAATCATAGCATTCCCGGCAAGGCCCACCGTGACCGCAAACACCGACAAAATTCAAAGCATGCATCGAGCAAGGCCGATAGAGGAAGCAGCACAAGCAGCAGCAGTAAGTCTGGAGAGGGCAAAGGCTCTGAGTGGATCTGA